Proteins found in one Poecilia reticulata strain Guanapo linkage group LG6, Guppy_female_1.0+MT, whole genome shotgun sequence genomic segment:
- the LOC103466274 gene encoding uncharacterized protein LOC103466274 produces MSPQKKLLVPVSSRRKAVDDFFPFNSLPVECQLHVLSFLNEVDKCSCALVCLSWSCLVRSWKLWRVADYSRRGAFHLGQEGLLVSNREFERWKAWVHHYTHHLISRRASLLTLKASFDLGDRFNKWSELLSHLLDNVHCRDLSHLDLNWTFTLFEPLDLRVHSSSSSHQDSITKMDQVTSFQELLGKLTHSCPRISKMRLHFDWSDLSVSLLTRFQQLRTLELKYFWVFKLVTPSTLQTLTKSLPNLKSLTLHILVPLRNLGISYTLESESLEFLDVSPSRGLVFSCLKLPALRELRAKKIVRGITLDRRTRLRIQSRWPCLYHVLQQGTPKLQALNNERLLPTWREKSYGELTAILEQSCYCVQHLDSWLW; encoded by the exons ATGTCGCCACAGAAAAAACTCCTCGTCCCAGTGAGCAGCAGGCGGAAAGCCGTGGACGACTTCTTCCCCTTTAACTCGCTGCCGGTGGAGTGCCAGCTGCACGTCTTGTCCTTCCTGAACGAGGTGGACAAATGCAGCTGCGCGCTGGTTTGCCTGAGCTGGAGTTGCCTGGTGCGGTCGTGGAAACTGTGGCGGGTTGCAGACTACTCTCGGCGCGGCGCCTTCCACCTGGGCCAGGAGGGGCTGCTTGTTTCCAACCGGGAGTTTGAGCGATGGAAGGCCTGGGTCCACCACTACACCCACCATCTGATCTCCCGGCGGGCCAGCCTGCTCACGCTAAAGGCCAGCTTCGACCTGGGAGACCGCTTCAACAAGTGGAGCGAACTGCTGAGTCACCTGCTGGATAACGTCCACTGCAGAGACCTCAGCCATCTGGACCTCAACTGGACCTTTACCCTCTTTGAGCCACTGGACCTAAGGGTGCACTCCAGCTCCAGTTCACACCAGGACAGCATAACCAAGATGGACCAG GTGACCAGCTTTCAGGAGCTGCTCGGCAAACTCACCCACAGCTGCCCGCGAATCTCCAAGATGCGTTTACATTTCGACTGGTCGGATCTGTCTGTGTCCCTGCTCACCCGGTTCCAGCAGCTACGGACCCTCGAGCTCAAGTACTTCTGGGTCTTCAAACTGGTGACCCCCTCCACGCTCCAGACGCTTACCAAATCCCTGCCCAACCTAAAGTCGCTGACTTTGCACATCCTGGTGCCGCTGAGGAACCTAGGGATCTCGTACACATTGGAGTCCGAGTCTCTGGAGTTCCTGGATGTCTCGCCCAGCCGCGGTTTGGTCTTCTCCTGCCTGAAGCTGCCGGCCCTGAGAGAACTCCGAGCTAAGAAGATAGTGCGAGGTATCACGCTGGATCGTAGGACAAGGCTCCGGATCCAGAGCAGGTGGCCTTGTCTGTACCATGTCCTCCAGCAGGGGACGCCAAAGCTTCAGGCCCTGAACAACGAGAGGCTCCTTCCTACATGGAGGGAGAAGAGCTACGGGGAGCTGACCGCCATCCTGGAACAGTCCTGCTACTGTGTGCAGCATCTAGACAGCTGGCTGTGGTAG